In Pirellula sp. SH-Sr6A, the DNA window TCCTCGGAATCGTTGGCTACCGAAAAGGATGGGCAGATCTCGAACGTCTTTCGGTCCGCAATCGATGGTTACGTCGCGTTGAATCGCGCGACGAATCTCTTCGATGCCTTCATGCAGATATCCTGGCAGGATCACTCGATCACATCGCTCAGGGATGCGCATGTGACGCAACAACCACTTGGGGGTCATCAACGCTGCGACGGTAATCGGCAAAACGTCGATCGTAAAATCGAAGCCATGTTTCGGAGCGATCTGCGCGACGATCTCTCGAAGCGATGGCTCCGCAAGCTTGCCCGTTACAAAGTGGATCGATGTCGTTTCATTCATTCGCTTTTGCGCAAACCCTCTTGACCGACTTAGATAGATACTAGATTATGATGGTAACGAGAAGCACAATGAACTCGTAGTCATGATGACGCGATTCGTGGCCGGTGCTTCTCGTTTTTTTTTTGTAGTGCAAGCAACTCTCTGATGCAGATCCTTTTCGAACATCCTTGGTTTCTGGTTATCAACAAACCAGTCGATCTGCTCTCGCAAGCCATCGATGGGATCGATTCGGTCGAGACCGAGTTGATCACGCAGCTTGCTTCCCTCGCTTCCGGTGATTCGAAGCCCTTCGTCGGTCTGCCCCATCGTCTCGATCGGGTCACTACTGGAGTGATGGTTATCGCCCGCAACCAAAAATCTCTTCGGCTTCTGTGCGACCAGTTTGCGTCGAGAAAGGTCGTCAAGCGTTATCATGCGATCGTCGAGAATCCATTGTTTCCTGGCGGAAACGCATTGCCAGACAGTGTGAACCCAGAACCCATACGATGGGAGGACTGGATTCGAAAAATTCCGGATGTTGCGAAAGCG includes these proteins:
- a CDS encoding RluA family pseudouridine synthase, with the translated sequence MQILFEHPWFLVINKPVDLLSQAIDGIDSVETELITQLASLASGDSKPFVGLPHRLDRVTTGVMVIARNQKSLRLLCDQFASRKVVKRYHAIVENPLFPGGNALPDSVNPEPIRWEDWIRKIPDVAKAEICDRETEGARMAVMHVRWIKECRLPGLDIPLTWVEVELETGRMHQIRLQCAHHGHPIVGDALYGSRSEWESGEFRQSPIALHARSIEFFHPQTAERLVFEAPYPPTWDRCIEVD